From Clarias gariepinus isolate MV-2021 ecotype Netherlands chromosome 18, CGAR_prim_01v2, whole genome shotgun sequence:
GCTGCTCTGCTGGAGTGTGAAATAGTGTAAAGTAGATGGGGTTTCTCTGAGATCTGCTTTCGCATTATGAAAATTTTGGTCTGTGAGAATTTAAGAGTGATAAGTTGAAGGcacatgcctttaaaaaaaaaaaaaaaaaaaactccttgcTAAATACAATGCACTAGATCTGTGATGCACTACCTACATGGATTTGTGGCCACGACTGTTGCAGGACAAATGGATGTAGTGGAACAACAGCTACTTGttgctaagccctgcccacaattcacaccttaagggtGACTGAGACTATTCTTGATTAACCACCAGAGAGAACAAATTACTTGACCTActtcaaaaaaacaacaacacaagtCAACAAAACTGCAATATTAGGTACACAATATGGAGCCAACAGTGTATTAAAAATTCGAAAAACAAGTACCTACGCTACCAGTGGAGAAAAATCCAAGACTTTTAAAGCACATGCACACAGTCCTGTGCAACCTCTATAACCTCTTATACTCAAGAGAAACTTAAATTGTAAACATGCTTACAGCCTCTGTATATTTGTAACTTGCAAAAATCCCATTTGATAAGAACCCCTCAGGCACCTGAAAGATAATCCCACACTTACCAGAAGAGTGTTGCAGGAGTATCAGCTATAGTCAGATTAACAAATTTTCTTCACTGTTGTCGTGCAGTGGATCTGGCTTCTGACCTTGTCCTTTTATACTCTAGCCTTACAAAAATTCATCCCTTCACCTGTCAATCAAGCATATCCActcctttttatatataataactcCACCCCCTATAATACTCCTCCTATCTCTCCTAgtgattgtcatttttttttttgtcctacatttttattactttctcaCTTATAACATGTATCCCTATCCCACttttaggattaaaaaaaatgtccaaactGTAAATTTTTAGGATGAATTAAATGAATAAGAACTATTGCTATACTGGTTATGTCCTCTATATCTCTAGACATTAACGTGATGTGTatgtttattatcagcaaagagagcatatTTTAGCTGTTAGCCAGGTGCcacaaaagaacaaaagccgaggcaacataaaaaaaacgttttgtaACAATTTGCACAGCTTTAGAGTCAATCAGgcctgatgagactctctggacactctaccatataggtcTGATGTGTGGATTGCTCCGGAGATGGTTGTCCGCCTGGAAGCTTGCCTGTTCCTGCACCAATGAGAGCTGGAAGGAGTCAGTTTGGTTGATCACAAGAGGAGCTGATTGAGGAAGCTCGCAGGAGCGATGTCCATCCAGACCCACTCTGCCAGCCACAGGGGGCCACTGCCCACAGACCTGCACATGCATCATTCTTTCCCTTTTAACTCTTTTCGTCCCCAATAATCTCAATAAAATTCCCCCTTTTTTGTAAGACCTTTCCCCGTGTCCAGATCTGTGGTGTCGCCCATGCATCAAATCTGTTACAGTCAATGTGGAAACTCTACACAGGGTGATGCTAATTAGTTGAGTGTACCACCTGCACTGTGCTCCCTGACCTTTACCcaatctacagcaagtggtGCTAGACTAAGGCCATGAAGAAAACTACAGTAAGAACCTCAGCCACCTCatcaatggactgttctctctgttgcagtcagGAATAACACTGCAGCTGTCACAtacattatttcatttcatactTCATGTTTCACTGCTTCTGTAATATCCACACCCCCTTTGCATTCTGtgcaatttatatttaatataatttaattatatatattttaatgaggTCATCGCCATCACTCTGATAACGCTGTTTTAATGGTGCTGATGTCATGATAGGGGAGGCTctacttgtttttattattattattattattatttatcatccaGGTTAGAATCTGCTTCCATTGGGAGCATTtctgagattttgctgcatatttCATACAGTACCCACTTGCACATAAAACTCGGTACACTTCTAGATCTCATTGAGATGAACCATTTTCCatatgcatgtcatgggctcaacgcAACAGGTCATATTTTTTGGGATCTTTGTACAAATCACAGAATagacacacattacacacactcttcctacacacacacacacacacacacactacatacaccattcacacattacacattctacacacatactacatataatacacacatactatacacacacccaaaacacatacacactacacacacacacacacatcacatcctacatataaaaactatacacacattacacatcctacacacacacatatatttttaGTGGTCTTAGCGTgctcaaaaggcacacaggttgtgtgatgacctaaatgtgttaatttgtatattgtatatattttttatttttagtttactaTTACTGTAGTgaaatctttctattttttttaatttttttttatttttatttcattttttctttttaagtcacGGGCAGTCATACAAGCTGCATatcatattttgtatgtttaagtgatgacaaataaaaatataatccaCTGATATGTCTAGGCAGGCATCTTCCATGGCCTGGAGGAGGTGAACACTGACATAAGGTTCTCCGTCGTACTCCATGATGAAAATAACTCCTCTATTAGGTTTAGAAAGGGAGAATATGCAGGCAGAAAGATGTTAGAAAACCTTGGGGTATTGGTAAACCATGAACCAGAGCAGTGCGATGGAAGCTTATCCCAAACAACAATGTAGTGAGGTTGCTCTGGCTGTGCTGGTTCCCTGTAGTCCAGCTGGAACATATGTTGTCTGCCTCTCTTGCTCCTCCAACAAAAGCCTTAACCTGCCTCCACCAGGTGGTCGTCTCTGTGTCCTACAAAAATATAAGCACTTATTACTGTAACTGTTACACATCctttttacaggaaaaaaaatggaaacataCTGAAACTCAAGAAACTTGAGTTCAGTAACTTAAAAGTTACTGTACAGAGCAGTCTTACTGCAAGTACACCTACCCGTTTTCCTCCCTGAAGGTTCTGATGATGGAGGCAACAGTGAAGCGACTTAAATTTGGCTGTAATCGTTGCCCAGCCTTGCTCATAGTCATACCATGGACAAGGACACGGTCAACTAAAGTGGCTTGAATTTCATCCGAGACCGCTTGTCCCCTTGCCCTTGCTCTTCCCCTTCCTTGTCGCTGTCGTCCTCCATGGAGGCCAACGGTGACCAATGGAGGCCAATGGTTATCAATGAATTTCACTCCATTTCATATGACCCTGGTAGGACCCCCAGTCAACATTACAGATACTTTAagcttatttaatttcattaaatttagGACGATACTTTAAGTAATTTCAATATttcagatatataaaaaaaattataaaaaatattctcatTTACACTTGTTTTATCAAAATGTAAATGACATACTTTTTCAAATTGGATCTCAGCCTTAAGTCCATGTTCTCTAACCAAGGTGGGGATTTCCACATTTATTAAATGGTGTCTGTATGCGCAAGTGAGATCCACAAGTTATCCTAGTTATTTTTGTCTTAAGGCAAGGTGCTCCATCGTGGTGGAAAAGGCATTGTCTGTCAAAGTGTTTGTGGATTTTTGGGCGAAGCTGCTCTCGGaggatgttttgtttttgtatcattctttattacatttatagttctTAGACAAAACTGTAAGTGAGCCCACTCCTttggctgagaagcaacctCACACATAAATGGTCTCAGTATGCTTTACTGTTTGCTTTATGCAAGAATGATTTTAGCACCCTGTTCCCTGCAGAATATCAGTCTGTTCCTAATGTACTGTCtgacaaagatctaaaaacactggaCTTTACTCCATTCCTTCCTTTTTACTATGATTACAATATCATAAAAGCTCAGCATCTCTGGGAAATAATTTAGGACAAACTATGCTGGGTGACTACATGCTTGTGTATTTACCTTACCACTACCTGCTCCAAACCCCAACTTACAGTACCAGCTaaatttctcatttttatttagaaatgtaGCTTTTTGACCAAATACATATCACCAGTAAATTAAGCAGAAGGCAAAACATTACTTGCAGAAACTGTAATAATGTGCATCTTGATTACTCCCATGGGCTAAACACTCATTTGCTTGGCCCCAGCAAAGTCATGGAGTAGAGAAGTTGGGGCAAATTCCATCTAGCCAGTGAAGCCGAGCTCCTTGTAGATGCAGTTAACCTTGTTGAAGACAAAACCCACCACCTTTCTGAAAGCATTCAGTGTAGCAGCATCCCACAAGCCCTTCACCACAAACACTTTAATGATGACCTCAGTGATCAGCTTAAGGAAAGAGCTTCAGCTTGTGGTTTTAGAGGCATCAGAAAGGTCATAGTAGTGCATTACATGAACTAGATATCAATTTAAAGAAGAGTGTTACATTGAAGTTGTTAAGAGCGATCTTGTGTTTGTTGGCGTGGGTTGTAGCCAGTCGCTTGATGATTTCATTACAGCCTTGAGCCTTGAGATCTCACCCAGTTTCATTAAAACAGTTTTGCTGCATTTCCAGCCAATTCACTATATGGGATCTCCATAAACTTAGGGAGGAGTTTCTGGGTGTCAGGGCGTTCTATGACAAGACTATCCAAACAGATCACATGTATGAGAGATTATTTAACAATACCAATTTAACAATAACTTGATGAGAGAGAAAGGTGGACTCAAATAACCATAAGGGAACAAAAGGTAAAAGCTATCAAGATGTAAAATTGCTTGCACAATATAAGATTGTGATTAGAGAGGGGAAAAGACTATTGTCTGTGTCCTCACCCATCTCCTTAAATagtccaaatattttttttttcttttttgctacagtacagtatgatgcTAGAACATTCTTggaaaagaaattcagaaattcAAACATTCAGGCAATAGAAGTCAGGAATTGACAAAATAGTGaacattccacaacatttatattttaaaaacataaaaaagaagaaaaaaaaagaattctaaaGTTTTTATATCACTGTGAAAGCATTAAGTCAAATGTTTAATGGTTTTGATGAACCAGGTTCTTCTGCTTGTTTACTTCCACATACAACTTGTTTGTTCCAACttgttttttacaaaacaagTTGATCTAAAAAATACCCCagcaattaaaacacacaaaaattaaACCAGATAAACCAGTGATTTACATAAAACAAGGAGAATACAGGTTTTGTTTTGCTTAAAGTTCAGTAAAATACCTGGATAACACCAGCAGCTTATCAGTTGCTTACTGatgcctttatttaaaaatcatatttttttataaataacttttttaaaaacaataaaaagatgaacttttttcatctttttcaggtttgtgtCAAACACAAAAGGGTCCACATTTACAAGCTAATTTGTAACCTGTTTTAATGTCGTATGTACTGTTCGCACAGGATAAGTTAATCTGGAGAACTCTTGTGATTTCGAAATACTGGCCAAATCCAGGACATGCTGATTTGCACAGGACGGAATTAAGATCACAGACAACCTCcacaattattacaaattacACCAGGTTCTCAGGTAATACTAGTCCTGTGCGAATAGGCCATTAGTCAAAATTATTGGTGTGTAATATGGTAGAGTGCTACACACAAACCAAAATAACAGGTGGATATTGACATTAGAGGATAAGGAGCAAAGATGTCTGAATTCGTGGTTTGAAAGAAATGTTTATTCAGTTGGAATGCAGGTCATTTggtagcacatactgtatatttatatatgtaattgGATTACCATTTCCTAACCGATCTATAAGCATAAATTAAGGGTAGAACCAAAGGGtgataaaatatttcttttatatacataaacttaaatacaatatttgaaTGGAATTCAGTTAATGTTAACCCCAAACACCAGTGGTCATTgtctaatatataatataataaacttcCTGTGTAAATAGTAACCATCGACCTTGATGTTAGCCACCGTCTGTCTGTATTAACATTTGCATGAAATTAACCACGTATCTACTCAATgcattttataacatttgtagATAAGCATTAGTGCAAGTTCGAATCCAAACTAACAGCAACAGATAACACTCAACTTACTAGATGACAGATTATTTTTATCCAGGTAGTTACAAGAggtaaagcattaaataaatgaaatattaatggTAATTCTTCAGAAACGAAGCTACAGTATAGTACGATAATATAAAACCCAGGGTAAGTACAGGCTACAGTATCAGTTAGTCTAGTGCTGAGGGTTAGGCAGACTTGGACATGTCTGCCCATTCAGTCTGCCTGTGGCCTGCCAGTCAGGAAGTTgctaaaacaaaaattttaaaagactccatctgttttagtaatttaattattgtagagagcaaaaattttaaacacactgaatacacagccGGCACCTcagatctgaagctaggactgttaaatattcgATCTttcacatctaaagcagttattgtcaatgaaactatcacagaaCATGAGTTCGATATAtgatgtttaacagaaacctggatcaAAGAGAAcaagtacagtggtgtgaaaaactatttgccccccttctgatttcttattcttttgcatgtttgtcacacttcaatgtttctgctcatcaaaaaccattaactattagtcaaagttaacataattgaacacaaaatgcagtttttaaatgaaggtttacgttattaagttGCTTGATGTGCCAGAagaaatttttgaaaaagtaattttgtaCTAACCAAGTCAGACCTTCTCCCCCATAGCCAGCAAGGTTTATCTCCACCTTCCCCCAGCTGGACAGAATCAACTAACAGTCAGACGTCTGCAGAAAAAGTACAACTACATGGGGTCAGGTAATAAACTAGCAGAACACTAGATGATTGTATTTAAAAGAGGGGAAGTTAAAGTCTAcgagaacagtgagaggagctCACAAAAGAAAACCACCCAGAGGACTAGGAGGGCAGATAATGGTGATTACCTTAACATGAAATTTTATGGACAAAAAGTTGAGATGAGAGGGAGAAGTACCAACTCCTAGACAACAGCAGACCTGTACCACCACCTCCATTTTTTTATGGAGTGCAACAGAACACAAGCAGAGTATATAGCAGCTGGTCTAAGTTAGCTTTGAAGTGATAACCAAGTCTCAGTTCCCAAAAAAGGGGAGTAGTGGGTAGCTAGGGCTGAGAAAACTTtgctcttctttgtctttcagctacagtggaacctcggattacgagcataattcgttccagaagtgggctcgtattccaaaacactcgtaaatcaaagcacttttgccaataagaaataatggaaattaaaattatttgttccacagccccaaaaaaataaatacaaaaaaaataattaacacaaaatataaagtaaaaataaaaaattaacctgcacgttaccttaaaaaaaagtaaaaattaaaatctgtGATCCTAtaactagaacttctgtcttatgttgattaacatccagtctcttatgtcctgcacacattgctcaactttagtagcTGGTTTTTCTTATCTGGTTTTGCTAAGAAGTATAACTGTGTGCCATCAGCATAGCAAtaaaaactaatcccatgcttatgaattatgttgcatgtaaagagaaaaaaaaacagtggacctaaaactacATTTAagtctacaaactgataacggtcagtgaaataggatctgagccaggagagggccgttcccttaattcctactacattttctaatctgtgaagaagaatactatgatcaatggtgtcaaaagctgcactgaggtcaagtaacacaagtatagtgacacaaacctgatcagaggccaataggatgtcatttactactttaacaagtgctgtcactgtgctgtgatgaggtcTAGATCCTGActgatatgaacatagctgctgcgCTACTACCTcatccagaatcttagagatgaatgggaggtttgatattggcttgtaattggacagctgacaggggtcaaggtttGTTATATgcagtttaataactgctaatttagaggactttggaacatacccactgctgagtgaggagttaattatttttaacagggcttttgttattgctggtactctCTGCTTTAGAAAATGTATTCATATAGGATCAAATTCAAAGGTTGACGATTTTTGATAAAGAGATGggtgaaattagttctctctAGCACAGTGCTgagtgtacattattactataatttaattgagacaagataatGATCTGGGATAACTTTAGTGgaattgtaaatacatttttaatgctttCTCTTGCTCACATCCTTTGcactgtagtatagctcatagtctcagaagaggcctagttaatcggtaaCAATCCAAAGCCCAGGCCagtgagcagacagacaggctaaaccaaccgtctgctagctgcatagagtcgtcactcggGGTTCACTATATTGAGGCTGTTCCCTGAGCTAatcacaaatttagaaagacttaaagtcagttttaataatttaattaacatagagaccacaaactcagatcacaaAGAATGTGCAGCCGCCACCTccgatctgaagctaggactgttaaatattagatctctcacatctaaagcagttatagttaattaaattatcatGGATCAATAGTTTggtatattatgtttaactgaaacctggattaaacaggacgagtatgaagctagtcctcctggatacagctacatacatcAGCCTCTGTTAACTGGTAGAgaaggcgtcgcagttattcacaatgataatttgccTATcggacaaaaacagacaaatttattgcatttaaagttctctatagtacAGTAACATAAAaggtgtagctacaaatataaAGTCAGCTCAGGTATAGGACACTGCTGTATTGAACGTCTTAACTCTTCTAAATGCAGTGTATTGGAAACTTAAGTATCAATGTCATACAAATCACAAAGCAAAACTTGCTATAATTAGGTAAAATTCACTCATCCAATTCTGTTCAGCTCATATGTTAACACCCTCAGCCTACAATATgcagcattttatatatatatatatatatagagagagagagagagagagagaaactcagTTGAAATTATGACTTAAACTTCTTGCTGGTTAAGTTCTATAAAAGCATAATGAGAGCAAATGTTTCATGTGCCATATGAAAGGCCTGGGTTTGACTCCCAGACAGtctgcccaaaccccagccactggatgcagtgccagtcccaaggctggataaaatgggagggttgcatcaagAAGGGCATCCAGCACAAAATTTGTGCCGAGCATGTGCAGACCAGATGGTCAGCTGTGGTGAGCCATTgccaggagcagctgaaaggcCAAACGCATGAGCTCCATCAACACAGAAAGTTGAATCATGGCTCTGACTTCAGGAAAGAGCTAATTATTTTTACCTTACACTACTTTAGACTTAGTTGTGGGCCATGTCTAGCCCACAGAACTTCCAATTTGACCCAGTTCTAAATTCAAACCTGaagcttcaaaaaaaaaaaaaaaaattatatatatatatatatatatatatatatatatatatatatatatatatatatacatatacactcaGCATATGGGAAGTTTTTCCCAGACTGAAATTATGCCAGGTGACTAACTCAGTGTTTCCTTATTGCACATTCAACTTAATCTCCATTCCCCACCCCACTCACAGTACCAGttattcttttcatattttatttattaagttgtTTTTTGACTGTCATCCATACAATAAACACTGAGGCTTGCAGAAACAGTAAATCACACACATCCTGATTACACTACTGCCAATGGGTAAAATGTTTACTGTCCCAGCAATGTCAGGAACTTGAGGATGATTGTCAGCTAGCCATTGAAGCCAAGCTCCTTGTAGACACAGTCAATCTCATTGACCACGACACCCATCACACTTCTGAAAGCATCCTGGGTAGCAGCATCCCACACGCCCTTCTCCCCAAACACATTAATGATGATATCGGTGATCagctgatgaaaaaaaagacaattgattttattacacaatagtgttgtgtagtgcaTTTACAAGTAAACCTAGTTTAAAAGTGTGGAGCCTTACCTTAAAATTCTTAAGGGCAATCTTGTGTTTGTTAGCATGGGTTGTAGCCAGTGGCTTGATGACATCACTTGAGCCATTTGCTTTCAGGATCTCTCCCAGTTTCGTCAGAACAGTTTTGCCATGCTCTGCAATAGCTGCATTTCCAGCCAGTTCGCCATGTGGGATTGCCACAAACTTGGGGAAGAGTTTCTGGGTGTCAGGGTGCTCTGTAAACAAACTGCCCAAGTAGTGCATGTATAAAGTTAGTTGACAGTACAATATTCCAGGATAAAAAGTTacagtaaaaaattaataaggaAACAAAGCTAAAAGTCATTAGGATGGCAGTCTAGGATTTCTCAAAGTCCTGGTTCCTTTCAAGACTAGTAAGAAAAGGAGAGGGGAAAAGAAACTGTACATGTCCTTCCACCTAcccttaaataaaactttagatACTGCTGATTGAAATGCCAGCACTCCTACCTCAGGTTAAAGCAATACTATGGGCCTTAATTAACGGCCTTCACTACAAGTCTTGAGCAATCTTCATGCTATGGTGCTTGACATGCCAGAAGAAAACTCTTGGAAATATGTTTTGGTACCAACCGAGTCAGAATTTCTCCTCCATAGCCATCAAGGTTACTCTCCACTTTCCCCCAGCTGGCCAGAATCAACTTACAGTCAGACATTGTCTGCAGAAAAATTACAGCTGTATGTCAGATAATGACAAACTAGGTGTGTAAATACCCTTCATTTCAGTAAATTCTCATACCCAACTTTAAGAAAGTCAGTATTCTACACTAGAAGTGCAAGTTAACTGCAATACAAAATGGAAGTCTTTAGTCATTACTTAAAGGTTTTGGGGGGAATGATGGGACCAGTCTACAGAATTCCTCCTCATGTGTGGGAGGAAAGCtgtttattagtagtattaaaGTCTTTAAGAACATTGGCAGAAGTACTATCAAAAGAAAGTGACTAATCAGCATGCCCATCACAATCTTCTACAGGACTAGATGGGTAGTAGATAATGAAGTTAATGAATAACGTTCAACAGCATGAAATTCAAAGCCCAAAAAGTTGAGATGAGACAGGGGAAGAGGTGTGAAGAAAACTCAGCTTTCTGTTGCAAAACCAGCGTCTGTAGTGGAGACACATCCAATATGttgctaagccctgcccacaattcacaccttaggGGAGACTAAAAAGTTACTCTTGATTAGTTAACCGAGGGAACAATTTACTTCAGACTTATTTCAAGTCACACTTGATACTTAGTATAGAGCCAAGAggacaaaagttaaaaacctaccttaccagaggagaaaaatgtaaaaataactttaaaagcaCACACCTAGGTATCCAGTCCTGTACAACCTACATAAACCAATTATACCTAAATACACACCTCTTAAAACTAAAttctcatttttaaacaaaaatattaattcaagtaaaatttaaaactgaaaatgtGCTTACAGCCTCTGAATTTTTGTTACTTGTTTTGCAAAACCGACCACAATTCATTATGATAATAACCCCCCAACCACCAGGGAAAAAATGCTCACAAACTTACTAGAGGAGGCTTGAGATAAGCTGAGATGAGAATCTTCAGACTTGTCCTGCAACGCTCCTGTCTCCTGAGTTTGCCCTTTTATACTCTGTGCCCTACAGCCATTTGTCCCCTCACCTGTCAATAAAACATATTCACGTCTTGTCTATATGTTAGCCCCACCCCTTTTGATACTCCTCCCACTATATACTGGGTATATAATAAATCTCAGTATATAATAATTTcacagggtgttcagccatTTTAAGTGTggataaaatttgaatttgaatttgattccaAACCACAAAAGCGGAAATGTTCATTGCAAAGGGAACTGCAAACAGTGTAGGAAACGAATaaacaacaggtcttcacttcacACAGGGAATGAAAAATTTCCCATACGTCATTGTGTctcgctggagtgtgaaaaaaatggagattgaaaaaagatttatatatttattgagGATGAGGATGACAACATATTAAAAGaacacaataattaaaattgtaatttaatcaagaaatcctcagtattatatactatagactaataatctgtaaaaaaaaatcagtatttaatgttcgtagtgtgaaatttccacagcagcagcgacaggtatatccgaggtgcttatgttaccatggtaacacacgGAGGAATAGACATTTGCCCTGATGACTTTGCAGGATGTTCCGAATGGTGGAGTTTTGTTGAGGGAAATTCCTTTTACAAACATTTCTTGCAAACAGAGCAGAGAGTATATGTGACCTGGCAAGTATCTCTCCCTGCCCTGTTTGTCTGAATAAATGTTAGCCCATGCAAGAATGTTAACCCGGGCCATACCTTAGCCCTTCATACCTGACTTTGGGCATTCACTAAAAATTCCCTATCCCCAACCTTAAAATATGCTAAAGAGTTATTGCAATGCATCACTAatcactagtaattttttttaatcaatagctaaaattaatataattgaGTGTTGCAAAAATGTACACTAAAAAATCTTGCATGTAGAGTAAGAAATACAGAATCATTGTTTGACCTTAGccggtgtagtgattagcattgTTGCCCTACAgctccagggttggggttcgattcccggccaggctcgattcccatct
This genomic window contains:
- the LOC128506656 gene encoding myoglobin-like, whose protein sequence is MSDCKLILASWGKVESNLDGYGGEILTRLFTEHPDTQKLFPKFVAIPHGELAGNAAIAEHGKTVLTKLGEILKANGSSDVIKPLATTHANKHKIALKNFKLITDIIINVFGEKGVWDAATQDAFRSVMGVVVNEIDCVYKELGFNG